The sequence GTTGCCGGCCGCTCGACCTCCCACGCCCGGCGAAGAACTGTTTCAACTATTGGTCGAACGTCAGGCCATTACAATCGCGCTCGACGCGCTGGCCGAACGCGAAAACCAAGCGCGCCGCATCGCCGCCGCTGAAGCTCTGCAGGAAACCGCAGCGGATTGGCTGGAGATCGTCCGCCAACGCGCACTCGCTGTTTTGACTCTAAGGCGCCTCAACCAAGAGGCCGCTGCCTTCAGGGATCGCCTCCGGCGCATCGCAGGAGGCAATCCAACCAACCTAATCTGCGACTTCAACTCAGGGCCAGTGTTCGGCCCGGCGACAATCGGCGACCACGTCTACAGCTACCTCGAGGCCTGTGTGAAGGCTGGGGTCCTTTCACGTTCGGAGATTAACAATGCGGCATGAAGTATTTCAAATCGGCGCCCGTCGCGCCTTCGACGGCAAGTCGCCGCAATTAGCAGAGCGTGCTGGCCAGTGGGTTGCGGCGGCGTTGCTTCAGCAAGAAAAAGGCAGCAGCCTGGTGCGGTGATCGCGGCATCGCCATCGAAAAGGCGGCTCAGGGCGAACTGGTCGGTGGATCCGGTGGCTTCACTGTGCCGGAAGAGATCGAATCCGAGATCATCGAATACCGAAATAGCCTGGCGGTTTTCAGGCAGGAAGCGCGCATCCGTCAAATGGGTTCAAGCTCACTGTCGGTGCCAAAGCGCACTGGTGCGCTTGCCGGGTACTACATCGGCGAAAATGTCCCCCTCACGGAGTCTGATAACGCTTGGGGCAACATAGAGCACGTGGCGAAGAAAGCCTGCGGCGCTGACCCGTCTCTCAAGCGAAATGTGGGAGGATTCCGCCGCGGATCTCGGCGCGTTCTTCGTGGAGGAACTCAGCGCTTGCTCCGCTGATTTGGAAGATGACGCTGGCTTCAACGGCGACGGCACGTCCACCTACGCGGGCATTTCGGGCATCTGCCCCAAGTTCGTTGCTGGTCTTGGTGGCGCAAGCCAGCTTGCCGGTGCGGTCGTTGCGACCTCCGCCCATGATACTTTCGAGGAAATTGATGCAACCGACATTGCCGCTCTGATGGCGGCGCTGCCCGAACGGTACTGGACCAGTGCGAAGTTCTACGTTTCTGGGTATGGCGCCGCAAAGTGCTTTGCCAGGATCGGTGCCACGGTCGGCGGCTGGATCATGACCGCAAATGGGTTGCGGCCGATGCTCTCGTTCATGGGCTTCCCAATCGTCCTGAGCCCGAAGTTGCCCGGCTCTGGTGATCTTAGCAATCGTGTCATGATCGTTTTTGGCGACATGCGTGCCGCTGTTTCCTTCGGCTCGCGCAAGGGCGTCTCTGTGGCGGTGAGCCAAAATCGCTATTTCGACCTAGATCAAATCGGCGTCCGAGGAATCGAGCGCTACGACATCAATTGCCATGGTGTTGGCGATGCCACAACGGCGGGGCCTCTCGTTGCTCTGATCGGAAACTGAACATGGCTGAGTTGAAACACTTCTCCCCGACGACAATCCTGAAGACTGCTGGCGCCGGAATTGGTCCGCGCCAGGTTAAAGCGATCGTGAGCACAGGCGAACTCGACCGCATGGGCGACATCATCGACCAGGCTGGCATCCGGCTCGACGCCTTTCGTAAGTCGCCGACCGTATTTTGGGGGCACGATACCAACGTGCCAATTGCCAAGGCGCTTTCGATTGGAATCGAGCTGGGCAAGCTGACGGCCTTAGTCCAATTCCCTGATCCGGGAGTCTCCGCAAAAGCGGACGAGATTTATGGCCTCGTCCGGGCCGGCATCGTCAACTCGACTAGCGTTGGTTTCGTGCCGTTGAAAGCGGTGCCGATCGACCCTTCGAAGCCGTATGGCGGGCAGCGTTTTACGAGCTGCGAACTGCTGGAATTCAGTTTTGTAGGGGTTCCGGCCAACGCCGGTGCCCTAATTACGGGGCGCTCGGCCAGCCAGACGCCGCGCCTCGACGCGGCCAAGCGCCGCTTCGCGCATCTCAGCCGGTAACAACATCAAGATTGGGAAGCCAAGAGACGGGCAAACCCAGGCCGGCGGCAGGGTTCATGAGGGGGCTCAACCGCCGGCCTTTCTTTACAACCACAAGGAATACCAAATGCAGAACCAAGACCGGCAAACCGGCACCGTCGTGACCTGGGTCGACAACGCAGCGTTCGGATTCGCAGCACCCCACGATGGCGGCCCAGATTTGTTCATCCACGTCACCCAACTGCCTAGTGGCACCGACGGGCTGCGCATCGGCCAGCGCGTTTCATACCTTGCCCAACTAGACCAGCGCACAGGCAAGCAGCGAGCCGTGAACGTCGAGGTCATCGACCGATGAGCGGCAAGGTCCACAGCGCGGCGGGTGGCGACTCGTTCGTTGTAGAATCCGGCGGCCAAATGCTCATCGAAAGCGGCGGTCGCTTAGTCGCTGAAGCCGGCTCGCTCGTTGAGATCATGCCGCGGTGGAAGACCTTTCCCTTGACGACACACGCCATCTCGCCTCTCGAAGCGGGAGTGCTAGTCAAGACCACGAACAGCAACCCAGTGTCGATCACTGTCCCGCCTGGCATTGCGCTTGCGGCACCGGTCACGGTGCACCAGCTCGGCGCTGGTCAGGTGACGTTCGTTGAAGGGTCTGGCGTCAACATCCGCACCCCAGAGACGTTGAAGATCGCAAAGCAAGGCGCTGCCGTCACCCTCTCCGCCACTGACATCGCCGACGAATACGTGTTGGCCGGATATCTCGAACGGACGGCATGACTACAACCCGGAGTGGTAGGCGGTCTAAAAAGGTTTGTGGCCGAACCCCTTGGGACCGCTTCGGGGCTTACCTTTGCTAAACGTCCAGTTTTTTTGTTTCTGAAGAAGGTTTTTCATGGCAGCGCGAGGCAGAAAATCGACCGCCAGCTTGGCAATCCAGACCGTCAACATCGGTCAGGCGACCACGTTGCGACCGGCAGAAGGCCTGTCGGAAGCCGAGGCCGCGCTGTGGTTCGACATGATCGCGTGCATGCCGTCTGGCTTCTTTCGGCCGGAAAATGCCGAACTCCTGGCGAGCTATGTGAGGCATTCTGTTTCGGCGCGCGACTTGTCCAAGATGGTCGCGGATTTTCACCCCGAATGGTTGGTGAAGGAAGGCGGCCTCGAGAGATTCGACAGGCTGCTGAAGATGCGCGAGCGGGAGTCGCGCGCAGCATCGGCTGCGGCTCGTTCCCTGCGAATGACGCCGCAATCCCAGCAAGATCCGAAGACTGCCGCTCGCAAGCGAAACAGCGGCTGGGAACCTAGCGCTTACGAAATGATGGCCAATGACTAAAGACAAGAAAGCACTGAAACGCTGCATGGAAATAGCATCCCGCGATCCCAGCCGCGCCGGACAACTCGCCGACATGCTGAAGGATCGGCCATGGGAAGAAGTGGCGGCGTTCGCCTGCTATTGCGTGCAATCCCAGGCGCTGAATTTGAAGCCCCACGAAACCGCCCCGGCCTTCGCTGATATTCTCTATCCCGAGGGGATCCGGCGCGATCCCGATGCCGGCGCGCTTCAAGACAAGATGCTGGCCGCCGGCCTATCGGTCTTCGAACCGGACCCTCTTTTTGCACTAAGGAACAACAGATGAACACAGCACGTGACACGCTCACCGCAGCGTTTAAAACAATGAAGAAGACCGCGATAGCTGCCCACGCACTCGACATGGCTGACGAACTCGAGCGCATGCACTACGCCTTTGGCAACGCGATCGAAGGGATGAACGCCGCCGCCGCCGCAGTCGGTTCCTTCGAAGAACTTGTTCGCATCATGAAGGCTGACATTCGAACCGCCAGCAATCTCTTCCAGAGCGGCAGGAAGCGCGCAGCGCGAGAACTGTTGTTGAGGATGGCGGCCACCCCTGACTTGGACCAGATCACCTTGCCGACGCATCAGGTGGAATGGTCGGCGGC is a genomic window of Mesorhizobium huakuii containing:
- a CDS encoding phage major capsid protein; protein product: MLASGLRRRCFSKKKAAAWCGDRGIAIEKAAQGELVGGSGGFTVPEEIESEIIEYRNSLAVFRQEARIRQMGSSSLSVPKRTGALAGYYIGENVPLTESDNAWGNIEHVAKKACGADPSLKRNVGGFRRGSRRVLRGGTQRLLR
- a CDS encoding phage major capsid protein, whose translation is MWEDSAADLGAFFVEELSACSADLEDDAGFNGDGTSTYAGISGICPKFVAGLGGASQLAGAVVATSAHDTFEEIDATDIAALMAALPERYWTSAKFYVSGYGAAKCFARIGATVGGWIMTANGLRPMLSFMGFPIVLSPKLPGSGDLSNRVMIVFGDMRAAVSFGSRKGVSVAVSQNRYFDLDQIGVRGIERYDINCHGVGDATTAGPLVALIGN
- a CDS encoding HK97 family phage prohead protease → MAELKHFSPTTILKTAGAGIGPRQVKAIVSTGELDRMGDIIDQAGIRLDAFRKSPTVFWGHDTNVPIAKALSIGIELGKLTALVQFPDPGVSAKADEIYGLVRAGIVNSTSVGFVPLKAVPIDPSKPYGGQRFTSCELLEFSFVGVPANAGALITGRSASQTPRLDAAKRRFAHLSR
- a CDS encoding cold-shock protein codes for the protein MQNQDRQTGTVVTWVDNAAFGFAAPHDGGPDLFIHVTQLPSGTDGLRIGQRVSYLAQLDQRTGKQRAVNVEVIDR